One window from the genome of Deinococcus yavapaiensis KR-236 encodes:
- a CDS encoding ammonium transporter, giving the protein MKRYLLPLSGLALVSSAMAATPKLDTGDTAWMLAATALVMLMTPGLAFFYGGLVRGKAVLNTMLMSFVALGIVGVLWVLLGYTLAFGPSGNAIVGSLQNLGLAGLNGELSGTIPAYVFVMFQAMFAIITPALISGAVVDRMRFPAFALFVALWSLLIYAPLAHWVWSSDGWLFKLGALDFAGGTVVHISAGVSALVAALVIGPRLATSKRAAIPHNVPFVLLGAGLLWFGWFGFNAGSALAANGTAALAFLTTNTATAAAMIAWLTWEAVRGGKPTAVGAATGAVVGLVAITPGAGFVSPIASIAIGLIGATAAYWAVQLKHRLTTDDALDVFACHGVGGITGAILTGVFAQKAYNSLGSGVLDGNLAQLGIQVVGVLATVLLCAVGTFALLKLVGFITPLRLTTTEEALGTDLSAHREKGYTEEEGPLGAPVLLGGD; this is encoded by the coding sequence ATGAAGAGATATCTCTTGCCCTTGAGCGGACTCGCGCTGGTCTCCAGCGCGATGGCCGCCACGCCGAAGCTCGACACGGGCGACACCGCCTGGATGCTCGCTGCGACGGCCCTCGTGATGCTCATGACGCCCGGCCTCGCCTTCTTCTACGGCGGGCTCGTGCGCGGCAAAGCCGTTCTCAACACGATGCTGATGAGCTTTGTGGCCCTGGGCATCGTCGGCGTGCTGTGGGTCTTGCTGGGATACACCCTCGCGTTCGGACCGAGCGGCAACGCCATCGTCGGCAGCTTGCAAAATCTCGGCTTGGCGGGCCTCAACGGCGAACTCAGCGGCACGATTCCCGCGTACGTCTTCGTGATGTTCCAAGCGATGTTCGCGATCATCACGCCCGCGCTCATCTCGGGCGCCGTCGTGGACCGCATGCGCTTTCCCGCCTTCGCGCTCTTCGTCGCCTTGTGGAGCCTCTTGATCTACGCGCCGCTCGCGCACTGGGTGTGGAGCAGTGACGGCTGGCTGTTCAAACTCGGCGCCCTCGACTTCGCGGGCGGAACGGTCGTGCACATCAGCGCCGGCGTCTCGGCCCTCGTCGCCGCGCTCGTCATCGGTCCGCGCCTCGCGACTTCCAAACGCGCCGCCATTCCGCACAACGTGCCCTTCGTCTTGCTCGGTGCGGGCTTGCTGTGGTTCGGCTGGTTCGGCTTCAACGCGGGCTCGGCGCTCGCCGCCAACGGCACGGCCGCCCTCGCCTTCCTCACGACGAACACCGCCACCGCCGCCGCCATGATCGCGTGGCTCACCTGGGAAGCCGTGCGGGGCGGCAAACCAACCGCCGTCGGGGCCGCCACGGGCGCCGTCGTCGGCTTGGTCGCCATCACGCCCGGCGCCGGATTCGTCTCGCCGATCGCTTCCATCGCCATCGGCTTGATCGGCGCGACCGCCGCGTACTGGGCCGTGCAACTCAAGCACCGCCTCACCACCGACGACGCCCTCGACGTGTTCGCCTGCCACGGCGTCGGCGGCATCACGGGCGCCATCCTCACGGGTGTCTTCGCGCAAAAAGCCTACAACTCGCTCGGATCGGGCGTCCTCGACGGAAACCTCGCCCAGCTCGGCATCCAAGTCGTCGGCGTACTCGCCACGGTCCTGCTGTGCGCGGTCGGCACCTTCGCGCTCCTCAAACTCGTCGGCTTCATCACGCCGCTTCGCCTCACCACGACCGAAGAAGCCCTCGGCACGGACCT